In one window of Pseudobdellovibrionaceae bacterium DNA:
- a CDS encoding succinate dehydrogenase/fumarate reductase iron-sulfur subunit, giving the protein MNLKLKVWRQTGPDKKGEFMDYEAKDISPEMSFLEMLDVMNEDLIKQGKDPVEFDHDCREGICGACSLVINGCAHGPDRGTTVCQLHMRRFKDGDSVTVEPFRAKAFPVVRDLVVDRSAFDRIIQAGGFISVNTGNAQDANCIPVPKSDADLSFAAAACIGCGACVAACKNASASLFVSAKLAHLGLLPQGQAERDARARSMVLQMDEEGFGACTNTGACSAACPKEISLENIAMMNKDFRSAMLKARD; this is encoded by the coding sequence ATGAACCTTAAACTCAAAGTATGGCGGCAAACAGGTCCTGATAAAAAGGGTGAGTTTATGGACTATGAGGCTAAAGATATTTCGCCAGAGATGTCTTTCCTCGAAATGCTTGACGTGATGAACGAAGACCTGATCAAGCAAGGTAAAGATCCAGTTGAGTTTGATCATGACTGTCGCGAAGGAATCTGTGGGGCGTGTAGCCTCGTGATAAATGGTTGTGCTCATGGTCCGGATAGAGGAACAACGGTTTGTCAGTTGCATATGCGGAGATTTAAAGACGGGGACTCTGTAACTGTAGAGCCATTTCGAGCCAAAGCATTTCCAGTGGTACGAGATTTGGTGGTGGACCGATCAGCTTTTGACCGAATCATTCAAGCTGGTGGATTTATTTCGGTAAATACAGGAAATGCGCAAGATGCCAATTGTATCCCTGTGCCGAAATCAGACGCTGATCTTTCTTTTGCAGCGGCGGCGTGTATCGGGTGTGGAGCTTGTGTTGCAGCTTGTAAAAATGCTTCAGCCAGCCTGTTTGTTTCAGCAAAGTTAGCTCACTTAGGTCTTCTTCCTCAAGGTCAGGCTGAACGAGACGCTAGAGCCAGAAGCATGGTTCTGCAAATGGATGAAGAGGGTTTTGGAGCTTGTACTAACACAGGAGCTTGTTCAGCAGCATGTCCTAAGGAAATTAGCCTAGAAAACATAGCCATGATGAACAAAGATTTCCGCTCAGCCATGTTGAAGGCCCGGGATTAG
- a CDS encoding fumarate reductase/succinate dehydrogenase flavoprotein subunit — protein sequence MADISLDAGIPNGPIQEKWDQHRFNLKLVNPANKRKYTIAVVGTGLAGASAAASLAELGYNVQSFCIHDSPRRAHSIAAQGGINAAKNYPNDGDSIYRLFYDTVKGGDFRAREANVYRLAQISNHIIDQCVAQGVPFARDYGGMLDNRSFGGAQVSRTFYARGQTGQQLLIGAYSALMRQVNKGKVQLFPRREMLDLVLVDGVARGITVRNLINGEIESYPADAVVLATGGYGNVFFLSTNAMNSNATAAWRCHKKGALFANPCFTQIHPTCIPVSGDYQSKLTLMSESLRNDGRVWVPKNKDDKRSPKDIPDEDRDYYLERIYPSFGNLVPRDVASRQAKFRSDEGRGVGPTGMAVYLDFRDAIQRLGKQAVSEKYGNLFQMYEKIAGENPYEVPMRIFPAVHYTMGGLWVDYNLQTTIPGLHALGEANFSDHGANRLGASALMQGLADGYFIIPYTLGNFLATHKLPEVTAEDKAFQDSRAQVKERLDKLLSVDGKQSVDDFHRRLGRLMWEHVGMSRSSQGLKEAANHIHNLREEFWADVKVAGDKNYKNSEVEKAGRVADFLELGELMAKDGLDREESCGGHFREEHQTPENEAKRDDEKFCHVSAWEATSNGNSIDWRKHVESLQFEYVKLSTRSYK from the coding sequence ATGGCAGATATCAGTTTAGATGCAGGGATACCAAATGGACCTATTCAAGAAAAATGGGACCAACATCGTTTTAACTTAAAGCTTGTAAACCCGGCAAACAAACGGAAGTACACCATAGCTGTGGTTGGAACGGGGCTGGCCGGAGCATCGGCCGCGGCATCGTTGGCCGAATTAGGATATAATGTTCAAAGCTTTTGCATTCACGACTCACCAAGAAGAGCTCACTCAATTGCGGCTCAGGGCGGGATAAATGCTGCAAAAAATTATCCTAATGATGGCGATTCCATCTATCGACTATTTTACGATACTGTAAAAGGAGGCGACTTTAGGGCCAGAGAAGCCAATGTCTATCGATTGGCGCAAATATCTAACCACATTATCGACCAGTGTGTAGCGCAAGGTGTGCCATTTGCTCGTGACTATGGTGGAATGCTTGATAATCGATCCTTTGGAGGGGCTCAGGTTTCTCGAACGTTCTATGCAAGAGGGCAAACAGGACAACAGTTATTAATTGGGGCATACTCGGCATTGATGCGCCAGGTAAATAAAGGAAAAGTGCAACTTTTTCCTCGCCGAGAGATGTTGGATTTGGTTCTCGTTGACGGCGTCGCCCGTGGTATTACGGTAAGAAACTTGATTAATGGCGAAATTGAATCTTATCCAGCGGATGCCGTTGTATTAGCGACAGGTGGATACGGCAACGTCTTTTTCCTATCTACGAATGCAATGAATAGTAATGCTACGGCGGCATGGAGATGTCATAAGAAGGGCGCCTTATTTGCCAACCCCTGTTTTACTCAAATACATCCCACATGCATCCCCGTCTCGGGAGATTACCAGTCAAAACTCACTTTGATGTCTGAATCTTTGCGGAATGATGGCAGAGTGTGGGTGCCCAAAAATAAAGACGATAAACGTTCACCCAAAGATATACCTGACGAAGACCGCGATTACTACTTGGAGCGAATCTATCCCAGTTTCGGAAATTTGGTTCCACGAGACGTCGCCTCCCGCCAGGCAAAGTTTCGATCTGATGAGGGACGTGGAGTAGGGCCAACTGGTATGGCGGTGTATCTTGATTTTAGAGATGCCATTCAGCGATTGGGTAAACAAGCCGTTAGCGAAAAGTACGGCAACCTTTTTCAAATGTATGAAAAGATAGCCGGTGAAAATCCCTATGAAGTGCCCATGCGTATTTTTCCAGCGGTTCATTACACGATGGGTGGTTTATGGGTGGATTACAATTTGCAAACGACCATTCCTGGTTTGCACGCCTTGGGCGAGGCGAACTTTTCCGATCATGGTGCTAACCGCCTAGGAGCATCGGCATTGATGCAAGGGTTAGCCGATGGCTATTTTATTATTCCCTATACATTAGGAAATTTCCTGGCGACTCACAAGTTGCCCGAAGTGACTGCGGAAGACAAAGCCTTTCAAGACAGTCGTGCGCAAGTGAAAGAACGGTTGGACAAGCTTTTGTCCGTAGATGGAAAGCAATCAGTGGATGATTTTCATCGGCGCTTGGGTCGCCTCATGTGGGAGCATGTAGGAATGTCTCGTAGTTCGCAGGGTCTGAAAGAAGCCGCAAACCATATTCATAACTTAAGAGAAGAGTTCTGGGCTGACGTTAAGGTGGCTGGAGACAAAAATTACAAAAATAGTGAAGTGGAGAAGGCGGGACGGGTGGCCGACTTTCTGGAGCTGGGTGAGCTCATGGCCAAAGACGGCCTAGATAGAGAAGAATCCTGTGGTGGACATTTCAGAGAAGAGCATCAGACGCCAGAAAATGAAGCAAAACGTGATGACGAAAAATTTTGTCATGTATCGGCTTGGGAGGCGACTAGTAACGGGAACTCCATTGATTGGAGAAAACACGTTGAATCATTGCAGTTTGAATACGTGAAACTTTCAACAAGAAGTTACAAGTAA
- a CDS encoding succinate dehydrogenase cytochrome b subunit, translating into MSGFFCSTIGRKQVVGITGLGLSLFVLAHALGNVLIFIGPEAYNLYSYKLISNPFIYVIEAGLLAIFLVHLALALALSFLNVKARDQRYAVEASGYKATSQVTKTMRHQGMVILVFVIWHLLTFKFGKSGPDYMAEYGGVVVRDLYRLVIEVFQSPLYVAGYVVAVAVLGFHLSHGVSSAIQTLGFNHPKYTPKIELFGRAYGVVVAGVFVSQPVYVFLFL; encoded by the coding sequence ATGTCAGGATTTTTCTGTTCTACGATTGGTCGAAAACAAGTCGTTGGCATAACTGGTCTTGGATTGAGTTTGTTTGTACTGGCCCATGCCTTAGGAAACGTGCTGATTTTCATTGGGCCAGAGGCATATAATCTCTATAGTTATAAACTCATCTCCAATCCCTTTATTTATGTTATCGAAGCGGGGCTGTTGGCCATATTTTTGGTTCACCTGGCGCTCGCATTGGCTTTAAGTTTTTTGAACGTAAAAGCTCGCGACCAACGCTATGCGGTAGAGGCCTCGGGCTACAAGGCGACTAGTCAAGTGACAAAAACGATGCGGCACCAAGGAATGGTTATCTTGGTCTTCGTGATTTGGCATTTGCTGACCTTTAAGTTTGGCAAGTCAGGACCGGACTACATGGCTGAATATGGGGGTGTAGTTGTTAGAGATCTATATCGCCTTGTCATTGAAGTTTTTCAAAGCCCCTTGTACGTCGCTGGCTACGTGGTGGCAGTAGCTGTTTTGGGTTTTCATTTAAGTCATGGCGTGAGTTCAGCCATTCAAACTTTAGGGTTTAATCACCCTAAGTATACGCCCAAAATCGAGTTATTTGGTCGGGCGTATGGTGTGGTCGTAGCGGGTGTTTTTGTTTCGCAACCAGTTTATGTGTTTTTATTTTTATAA
- a CDS encoding electron transfer flavoprotein subunit beta/FixA family protein — MKIIVCVKQVPDTETKINLSSDSQSIDSSGIKWIMNPYDKNGVEEALTLKAAQPDSTVVAVSVGPKARVTSTLREALAMGADEAILIDAPDTIDAHQTAEILAKVISSEGSWDLCFTGHLAIDDNAASVSQMVAEILNVPHTTVVSKFNFASGSCTVEREIEGGAREVVEMRGPSVVAATKSLNKPRYTNPMGIMKAKKKPLKEVTLGDLGLEGSAARVLHENFQLPADKPPVKMIDGDPSQQAKMLVQLLREEAKVI; from the coding sequence ATGAAAATCATAGTGTGCGTAAAACAGGTGCCTGACACGGAAACCAAAATAAATTTGAGCAGCGACAGTCAATCCATCGACTCCTCGGGAATTAAGTGGATTATGAACCCTTACGACAAAAACGGTGTGGAAGAAGCCCTCACGCTTAAGGCGGCCCAGCCGGACAGCACGGTAGTGGCTGTTAGCGTTGGCCCGAAAGCCAGAGTCACTTCCACACTTCGCGAAGCGTTGGCCATGGGCGCTGATGAGGCCATTTTAATAGATGCGCCTGACACGATTGATGCGCACCAAACGGCTGAGATCCTGGCAAAAGTGATTTCGAGCGAAGGCAGTTGGGATCTGTGTTTTACCGGCCATCTGGCTATCGATGATAATGCTGCAAGTGTCAGCCAAATGGTGGCCGAGATTCTCAACGTCCCCCATACAACTGTGGTTTCAAAGTTCAACTTTGCTTCAGGATCCTGCACCGTCGAACGAGAGATCGAAGGTGGCGCCCGAGAAGTTGTGGAAATGCGTGGCCCATCAGTTGTCGCGGCCACTAAAAGTTTAAATAAACCTCGCTACACCAACCCCATGGGTATCATGAAAGCAAAGAAAAAGCCCTTGAAGGAAGTAACGCTCGGAGACCTGGGCCTTGAGGGCTCTGCGGCACGAGTGTTACATGAAAATTTTCAATTACCGGCAGACAAGCCGCCAGTAAAAATGATCGATGGTGATCCCTCTCAACAAGCTAAAATGTTGGTTCAACTGCTTCGCGAAGAAGCCAAAGTAATTTAA
- a CDS encoding electron transfer flavoprotein subunit alpha/FixB family protein, with translation MANVLVFCEVANGQLKKGSLELLSAAKNCGGQISAAAIGLAANQVTAEMGKYGASAAFVCTDEKLSQYNPEAYSQVLSKIFEQSGADMMFASSTAMARDLFPRVAEKVAAGIASDCTELSFTNGQVKVRRPLYAGKCSAEVKFQNCDKQIILMRPNQLPVGEGNGSGEINVQSVPFEPNDLKTLIKDIVKGTSEKLDLTEANIIVSGGRGMQNSGNFKLLEELADTLGATVGATRAVCDEGWVPHSMQVGQTGKTVAPTLYIACGIYGAIQHLAGMSGSKVIVAVNTDPDAPIFKKATYGIVGDALEVVPQLTEEFKNLLSQ, from the coding sequence GTGGCTAATGTCTTAGTATTTTGTGAAGTAGCAAATGGCCAACTTAAAAAAGGCTCTTTGGAGCTTTTGAGTGCCGCAAAAAATTGTGGTGGCCAAATTTCAGCTGCCGCCATTGGGCTGGCTGCAAATCAAGTTACAGCTGAAATGGGTAAATACGGCGCTAGCGCCGCCTTTGTCTGTACCGACGAAAAACTATCCCAATATAATCCTGAAGCCTATTCTCAAGTGTTGTCGAAAATTTTTGAACAATCCGGGGCCGACATGATGTTCGCATCGTCCACTGCAATGGCTCGAGATCTATTTCCGAGGGTAGCTGAAAAAGTGGCCGCTGGCATAGCTAGTGACTGTACAGAACTTTCATTTACGAACGGTCAAGTAAAAGTGCGCCGTCCCTTGTATGCCGGTAAATGCAGCGCCGAGGTGAAGTTCCAAAATTGTGACAAGCAAATTATTTTGATGCGCCCAAACCAACTGCCAGTAGGTGAAGGCAATGGCTCTGGTGAAATTAATGTCCAGTCTGTACCCTTTGAACCCAATGACTTAAAAACTTTGATTAAGGATATTGTTAAAGGCACTTCTGAAAAACTGGATCTCACGGAGGCCAATATTATCGTCTCTGGCGGCCGTGGCATGCAAAACTCTGGAAACTTCAAACTGTTGGAAGAGTTAGCCGACACCCTCGGGGCTACCGTGGGAGCCACTCGAGCTGTTTGTGATGAAGGATGGGTCCCCCACTCCATGCAAGTGGGTCAAACGGGAAAAACCGTAGCCCCCACTCTCTATATAGCTTGTGGTATTTATGGAGCCATTCAACATTTAGCTGGAATGAGCGGCAGCAAAGTCATTGTAGCCGTTAATACAGATCCTGATGCCCCCATATTTAAAAAAGCCACGTATGGTATTGTTGGTGATGCGCTCGAGGTTGTTCCGCAATTGACGGAAGAATTTAAAAACCTACTAAGCCAATAA
- a CDS encoding DUF374 domain-containing protein gives MILAHWHGDELALLHLVKPYRLATMTSTSSDGHLIDYVIRRLGGATSRGSSTRGGISALKGLVRLVKSGHMASMAVDGPKGPYHLVKPGVFELSRLTGAHIVSVGVAVSSAFKFEKSWNKTYLPLPFSKVKIYFGKPWSVVLRSDDPKAEKWAGMLARDLDDANQQASKIIAGL, from the coding sequence ATTATACTTGCCCATTGGCACGGCGATGAATTGGCTTTACTTCACCTTGTTAAACCCTATCGTCTCGCCACCATGACTTCTACAAGCTCCGATGGCCACCTTATTGATTATGTCATTCGAAGACTCGGAGGAGCGACATCACGTGGATCTTCAACTCGAGGCGGAATATCTGCACTCAAGGGATTGGTTCGACTAGTGAAGAGTGGCCATATGGCTTCTATGGCAGTAGATGGACCGAAAGGACCCTACCATTTGGTTAAGCCCGGTGTTTTTGAACTGTCTCGACTAACGGGTGCTCATATTGTGTCGGTGGGCGTGGCCGTTTCCTCGGCCTTCAAGTTTGAAAAATCTTGGAACAAAACCTACTTGCCCCTTCCTTTTTCAAAAGTAAAAATCTACTTCGGCAAACCGTGGAGTGTTGTGTTGCGAAGTGATGATCCCAAAGCAGAAAAATGGGCTGGCATGTTGGCCCGTGATCTGGATGATGCAAACCAGCAAGCATCTAAAATCATTGCTGGACTATGA
- a CDS encoding peptidylprolyl isomerase, with product MLRKFVSSVQLFVPTKKSQHFLTEYFGRTTPITVLALVTIFFANTSVQAQVVAKVNDKNITLKEFNDKYEDIRNKVINPPTPKEFLEDLVRFEVGVQEAEKKGIQNDPLFKQKMKEEMYKLLIEKAIGKEVEKIKVSEKEMREYYKDNPEVRTSHILIEVAPGATKQQRETAKKRAEEIYAEVKKSKRPFEELVKLYTDDSLTKDFGGDIGFQSRVTLVPTYYDAAIGMKKDQIKGLIESRYGFHIIKLTDRRSYSSANKRQIRAAVFDQKRKKLFDQYFSQLKKQYKISKSTQNLKSTN from the coding sequence ATGTTGCGAAAATTTGTTTCCTCAGTCCAACTATTTGTGCCGACAAAAAAATCTCAGCATTTTTTAACTGAATATTTTGGAAGAACCACCCCGATTACGGTTTTGGCCCTAGTCACAATCTTTTTCGCCAATACTAGCGTTCAAGCTCAAGTTGTGGCCAAGGTAAATGACAAAAACATCACTTTAAAAGAATTCAACGATAAGTACGAAGACATTCGAAATAAAGTGATAAATCCGCCCACCCCAAAAGAGTTTCTAGAAGATTTGGTGCGTTTTGAAGTGGGCGTTCAAGAAGCAGAGAAAAAAGGTATTCAAAATGACCCTCTCTTCAAACAGAAGATGAAAGAAGAGATGTACAAGCTACTCATTGAGAAAGCTATTGGCAAAGAGGTAGAAAAAATCAAAGTTTCCGAAAAGGAGATGCGCGAATACTACAAAGACAATCCGGAAGTTCGTACAAGCCACATCCTAATAGAAGTTGCTCCAGGCGCGACAAAGCAACAAAGAGAAACGGCAAAAAAGCGTGCTGAAGAAATTTATGCTGAAGTGAAGAAGAGCAAACGTCCCTTTGAAGAACTAGTGAAGCTTTACACGGATGATAGCTTAACAAAAGACTTTGGCGGAGACATTGGATTTCAGTCTCGAGTCACTCTTGTACCGACCTATTACGATGCTGCAATAGGAATGAAAAAAGATCAAATTAAGGGGCTCATCGAATCAAGATATGGGTTTCATATTATAAAACTCACAGATCGACGAAGCTATTCAAGTGCCAATAAACGGCAAATTCGTGCAGCTGTCTTTGATCAAAAACGAAAAAAGCTATTTGATCAGTATTTTTCACAATTAAAAAAGCAATACAAAATTAGTAAAAGCACTCAAAATTTGAAAAGTACAAACTAA
- a CDS encoding peptidyl-prolyl cis-trans isomerase codes for MIPKKMAALCLLPLFFLVACKPGEKKATERIVVKVNDTTLNAKDFANRLAKKLSAYDALTAKDADTILATKESVVDEFLLEVITRRYARENDIFVKKEDLDAKINSIRQIYPDDLAFRRSLAEEGLEFKDWKNQIEYSILESKVANAINQSITPPADEEIKAYYDRNKENYRRPAQVYLRQVVTASEINAKRIVEALKKGRSMTDLAKEFSITPEGKSGGEIGWIEKGAFEYFDTAFTMRVGQKSGPIKSPFGYHVFVVEKSRHERLLALSDVKDQIRGILIERRQQAAYTSWLEMEIRKTRVYKDQEFLNHLQVETRS; via the coding sequence ATGATCCCCAAAAAAATGGCAGCACTCTGCTTGCTGCCCCTTTTTTTTCTGGTCGCGTGTAAACCTGGCGAGAAAAAGGCCACCGAGCGCATTGTAGTAAAAGTTAATGACACCACCTTAAATGCAAAAGATTTCGCCAATCGTTTGGCTAAAAAGCTAAGCGCCTATGATGCTCTTACAGCAAAGGATGCTGATACTATTTTGGCCACAAAAGAAAGCGTGGTTGACGAGTTTCTGCTCGAAGTGATCACTCGACGATACGCCCGGGAAAATGATATTTTTGTAAAAAAAGAAGATCTCGACGCAAAAATCAATTCCATTCGCCAAATTTATCCCGATGATTTGGCTTTTCGAAGGTCTTTGGCCGAAGAGGGTCTTGAGTTTAAAGACTGGAAGAATCAAATTGAATACTCCATTTTGGAGTCAAAGGTTGCAAACGCTATTAATCAATCCATAACTCCTCCGGCTGACGAGGAAATCAAGGCGTACTACGATAGGAATAAAGAGAACTACAGGCGCCCTGCGCAAGTTTACCTTCGCCAAGTAGTGACGGCCTCCGAGATTAACGCAAAGCGCATTGTGGAGGCACTTAAAAAAGGTAGAAGCATGACAGATCTGGCAAAAGAGTTTTCCATCACTCCCGAAGGTAAGTCGGGGGGAGAAATTGGTTGGATTGAGAAGGGCGCTTTTGAGTATTTTGATACCGCCTTTACTATGCGTGTGGGACAGAAAAGTGGCCCCATTAAGTCGCCTTTTGGGTATCACGTCTTTGTTGTTGAGAAGAGTAGGCACGAGCGCCTACTGGCATTGAGTGACGTAAAAGATCAAATAAGGGGCATTTTAATTGAACGTCGACAGCAAGCCGCTTACACCTCGTGGTTAGAGATGGAAATTCGGAAGACGAGAGTGTACAAAGATCAGGAGTTTTTGAATCATCTTCAGGTCGAAACACGGAGTTAA
- a CDS encoding peptidylprolyl isomerase: MKFFVFFICINFLLVQLSYAKIVERIVAIVNQEIITLSDIEDFQSRLKKGGLVDQALLKSVDKNKILANKEALVEQLINERIVDSEIKRLELTVPIERVEQEIRSITRRNGISRDQLKTKLEQEGLKFSEYQDFVKSSLERRSLIEREVSSKIKISDEDVANFYVQNSTNKDTLTFKYTISHILFKPDSQGAERAEKVSKKIQSGATFESMASQFSEDPNFSQGGLLGTFALNELSSEFQQAIKLLAENDVTSVVKSPMGFHIIKVNKKVLAPDPHFESNKEQLRESLFAQEFDKQFANWLEQKRQESFIRINEP; the protein is encoded by the coding sequence TTGAAGTTTTTTGTTTTTTTTATTTGTATTAATTTTTTACTCGTTCAACTGAGCTATGCAAAAATCGTCGAGCGAATCGTTGCAATAGTGAATCAAGAGATTATCACCTTATCGGACATTGAAGATTTTCAAAGCCGTCTCAAAAAAGGAGGGCTCGTTGACCAAGCACTATTGAAATCGGTTGATAAAAACAAGATATTGGCCAACAAAGAAGCCCTTGTTGAACAACTTATTAATGAACGCATAGTAGATTCTGAAATCAAAAGACTCGAGTTGACCGTACCCATCGAACGGGTGGAACAAGAAATTCGTAGCATTACGCGACGAAATGGAATCTCCCGAGACCAGCTAAAAACCAAACTTGAGCAAGAGGGGCTAAAATTCTCCGAGTATCAGGACTTTGTAAAATCAAGTCTAGAGCGAAGATCCCTCATTGAACGTGAAGTCTCGTCAAAAATAAAAATCTCTGACGAAGATGTGGCCAATTTTTATGTGCAAAACTCTACAAACAAAGACACATTGACTTTTAAATATACAATTTCACACATTCTCTTTAAACCTGATTCTCAAGGCGCAGAGCGAGCTGAAAAAGTCTCAAAAAAAATTCAATCCGGTGCGACTTTTGAATCTATGGCTTCTCAATTTAGTGAGGATCCAAATTTTTCACAAGGCGGCCTACTTGGGACCTTTGCGCTCAACGAACTGAGTAGTGAGTTTCAACAAGCCATTAAGCTTTTAGCTGAAAACGACGTCACTTCCGTGGTGAAATCTCCTATGGGTTTTCACATCATTAAAGTTAACAAAAAGGTCTTAGCGCCAGATCCTCATTTTGAATCGAATAAAGAGCAGTTACGGGAATCTCTCTTTGCCCAAGAGTTTGATAAGCAGTTCGCAAATTGGCTTGAACAGAAACGACAAGAATCCTTTATCCGTATCAATGAGCCATGA
- a CDS encoding 4-hydroxythreonine-4-phosphate dehydrogenase PdxA, translated as MTSASLIRLCLTTGDKDGIGLEVTAKALQSIGPQSGVQFFLWRSPESNVHDLDLIDSRFDRLTVNSWPEALSIDMPYGNGLVDICSDLSPPEWVEISAKSAMFGQIHGIVTAPMSKVTIQESGFKQIGHTEILAKVTKSKFLFMAFVGDQFNVLLATSHIPIKDVAKALTFEQLEAALTASNTLRSWLPSPNNRKPLAVLGLNPHAGENGIIGDEESVINSVINEFLKRNIPVVGPLVPDAAFFKQNWTKYAVFVCPYHDQGLIPFKMIHGQESGVHITMGLPFVRTSVDHGTAKDIFGLNKADSRSMALAIQWAIDLIHRRKTGATP; from the coding sequence ATGACCTCTGCATCGTTAATTCGTTTATGTCTCACAACCGGAGATAAAGACGGGATCGGCCTAGAGGTCACAGCCAAAGCACTACAATCGATAGGACCTCAAAGTGGAGTTCAATTTTTTCTTTGGCGATCACCCGAATCAAACGTTCATGATTTAGATTTGATTGATTCTCGATTTGACCGTCTTACCGTAAACAGCTGGCCAGAAGCACTTTCAATTGATATGCCCTATGGCAACGGATTGGTGGATATCTGCTCAGACCTATCGCCTCCTGAATGGGTCGAAATCTCCGCCAAATCGGCTATGTTCGGACAAATCCACGGTATTGTCACCGCCCCCATGTCAAAAGTGACCATACAAGAATCTGGGTTCAAACAGATTGGCCACACCGAAATATTAGCAAAGGTCACCAAGTCAAAATTTCTATTTATGGCGTTTGTGGGCGACCAATTTAATGTGTTACTGGCCACCTCACATATTCCAATAAAAGACGTGGCTAAGGCATTAACATTCGAACAGCTGGAGGCTGCCCTAACCGCATCTAACACGTTGCGGAGCTGGTTACCGTCACCCAACAACCGTAAACCTCTGGCTGTGCTGGGCCTAAACCCTCATGCTGGGGAAAATGGAATTATCGGCGATGAAGAAAGTGTTATAAATTCTGTGATCAATGAATTCTTAAAGCGAAATATTCCTGTCGTTGGCCCTTTGGTGCCTGATGCCGCGTTTTTCAAACAGAATTGGACAAAGTATGCTGTTTTTGTTTGTCCCTATCACGATCAGGGCCTGATCCCATTCAAAATGATCCATGGACAAGAGTCTGGCGTGCATATTACCATGGGCTTACCTTTCGTGCGGACCAGTGTGGATCATGGTACAGCTAAAGATATTTTTGGTCTAAACAAAGCTGATTCTAGGTCTATGGCGTTAGCCATTCAATGGGCCATTGATTTGATTCATCGGCGAAAAACAGGAGCGACCCCATGA